One Candidatus Scalindua japonica genomic region harbors:
- a CDS encoding DNA polymerase III subunit alpha — protein MKNNFVHLHVHSDYSLLDGACRVNDLVDKTKSLNMKSVALTDHGNMFGAIGFYEYARQKDIKPILGFESYVAQGSRMTKEGGKQKIYHLTLLAENNEGYRNLLKLASSSYLEGFYYKPRIDKELINEYSKGIICLSGCMQSEINQNLLNNDYQKALSTASRYRDIFGSDNFYLELQNNKIERQDELVSSALKISQDLGLKTVATNDIHYMEPDDYSAHDALLCINTRKSIHDIKRMRMSTNEFYFKSQEQMEKTFGEIPDALMNTSLIADRCCVELDLNTMHLPRFHPRKDSLCYKPGMTNKQHLRKLCEHGALELYKKIDKVISDRLDHELSVIEETRFVDYFLIVWDFIDFANKEQIPAIARGSGAGSLVAYLLGISNIDPIKYDLLFERFLNAERLSMPDLDIDFCADGRDKVIQYVKKRYGGDNNVAQIVTFGTMKAKAVIRDVGRAMDIPLPTVDKIAKLIPPALGITLKEALEQEPELKEMCHREQQIQELFNISTKLEGLRRHASTHAAGVVVSDEPLTNYIPLAKNKDTVITQFDGETLVEKIGLLKADFLGVRKFSVIDKARKLIKETTGTVIDIDKLPIDDKKTYDLLSRGDVKGVFQVETSRGFRDLLMKLKPDKFEDVLPLVALYRPGPLGSGMVDTFINCRHGRETVKYLHPMLEPLLKETYGLIVYQEQVMRIANKLGGFTLNEADNLRKAMGKKKPEVMAKFKAQFLNGAKDNEIPKKIAEKIFELMEYFAGYGFNKSHSAAYAMVCYQTAYLKANYPTQYMTAQMTCEKQNNLKIVDYMHECNRMGIELLPPCVNESYSDFTIVSDQQVRFGLGAIKNVGEKAIESIIAAREKDGEYTTAFDFCERVDLRLVNKQVMESLIKSGCFDSLPGYRSQFFEGIDTLLKVGAKSNKDRRMGQMSLFGAQENTVDLNVFHSLPETEKWSEKQLLKAEKEAMGLYVSSHPLKRYKDAIEHYSDITTGELSEKPEDADVLIGGIVDSVNRTTTKKGKPIAYFTIEDMEGMVKCVIFEKKLASLNGQLHADEVVFVKGKVGFRDTEASIRVTEIITPEEIEKKIENKPPKNAIIRLKYAQINDDILSGLKEILSANKGPCPVFIKFEVPGNKSVTIKTSNGYSIALNENVFNGIRNLVGEGCLVSKSA, from the coding sequence ATGAAAAATAATTTTGTCCATTTGCATGTCCATAGTGATTACAGCCTGCTAGATGGCGCATGCAGAGTCAATGATCTGGTAGATAAAACAAAATCTTTGAACATGAAGAGTGTGGCATTGACAGACCACGGTAACATGTTTGGTGCAATTGGATTTTACGAATACGCCAGGCAAAAGGATATAAAACCAATCCTCGGGTTTGAGTCTTATGTTGCTCAGGGCAGCAGAATGACTAAAGAAGGTGGTAAACAGAAAATATACCACTTGACACTTCTGGCAGAAAACAATGAAGGGTATCGAAACCTTCTTAAACTGGCATCATCTTCCTATCTGGAAGGTTTTTATTATAAGCCTAGAATAGACAAAGAGTTAATAAACGAGTATTCAAAAGGAATAATCTGCCTGAGCGGATGTATGCAGTCAGAGATAAATCAAAACCTGTTAAATAACGATTATCAGAAGGCATTAAGCACCGCATCTCGATACAGAGATATCTTCGGCTCTGATAATTTCTATCTGGAGTTACAGAATAATAAAATTGAACGACAGGATGAGTTAGTAAGCTCAGCATTAAAAATCAGCCAAGATCTGGGATTAAAAACAGTAGCGACTAATGACATACACTATATGGAACCTGACGATTATTCTGCCCATGATGCGCTCTTATGTATAAACACGAGAAAATCCATTCATGATATCAAAAGAATGCGCATGAGCACTAACGAGTTCTACTTTAAATCACAGGAACAGATGGAAAAGACTTTTGGAGAGATACCGGATGCGTTAATGAACACATCTTTAATCGCGGATAGATGCTGTGTTGAACTGGACTTGAATACCATGCACCTGCCCCGATTTCACCCTAGGAAAGATTCTCTCTGTTACAAGCCTGGCATGACGAATAAACAGCACCTGAGAAAACTCTGCGAGCACGGCGCTTTAGAGTTATACAAAAAAATTGATAAGGTAATCAGCGACAGATTAGACCATGAGCTGAGTGTAATAGAAGAGACCAGGTTTGTTGACTATTTTCTCATAGTCTGGGACTTCATTGACTTCGCGAACAAAGAACAAATACCGGCAATAGCTCGTGGTTCAGGTGCCGGTAGTTTAGTCGCCTATCTGCTCGGAATCTCAAATATAGATCCTATAAAATATGATCTACTGTTTGAACGTTTCCTGAATGCCGAAAGACTTTCCATGCCTGACCTTGATATTGATTTCTGTGCCGATGGCAGAGACAAAGTAATTCAATATGTAAAGAAAAGATATGGAGGCGATAACAATGTCGCACAAATTGTCACCTTTGGTACTATGAAGGCCAAAGCTGTGATCAGGGATGTTGGCAGGGCCATGGACATACCGTTACCTACCGTCGATAAAATAGCAAAATTAATCCCACCCGCACTGGGAATAACATTAAAAGAGGCCCTTGAACAGGAACCGGAATTAAAAGAAATGTGTCACAGAGAACAGCAGATACAGGAGCTGTTCAATATTTCTACAAAACTCGAAGGACTTCGCAGACATGCATCTACACATGCCGCCGGCGTGGTTGTTTCCGACGAACCATTAACCAACTACATCCCTCTGGCAAAGAACAAGGATACTGTAATAACACAATTTGACGGAGAGACCCTTGTCGAGAAGATAGGTTTGTTGAAGGCTGATTTTCTTGGAGTAAGAAAGTTCTCTGTTATTGATAAAGCAAGGAAACTTATAAAGGAAACAACCGGGACAGTTATTGATATCGATAAACTTCCTATAGATGATAAGAAAACATATGACTTATTGTCCCGAGGTGATGTAAAGGGTGTTTTCCAGGTAGAGACAAGCAGAGGTTTCAGAGACCTGCTGATGAAACTAAAACCTGATAAATTTGAAGATGTTTTACCACTAGTTGCGTTATATCGGCCCGGACCGTTAGGAAGCGGAATGGTTGATACTTTCATAAATTGCAGACACGGAAGAGAAACCGTGAAATATCTCCACCCAATGCTAGAACCTTTGCTCAAAGAGACATATGGACTGATTGTTTACCAGGAGCAGGTAATGCGTATCGCAAACAAACTGGGAGGATTTACTCTTAATGAAGCTGATAATTTGAGAAAGGCAATGGGTAAAAAGAAACCGGAAGTAATGGCAAAATTCAAAGCCCAATTTTTAAATGGGGCCAAAGATAACGAAATACCAAAAAAAATTGCAGAGAAAATCTTTGAACTGATGGAATACTTTGCGGGTTACGGGTTTAATAAATCACACTCTGCCGCTTATGCTATGGTCTGCTACCAGACTGCTTACCTGAAAGCCAACTACCCAACGCAATACATGACAGCCCAGATGACGTGCGAAAAGCAGAATAATCTGAAGATTGTAGACTATATGCATGAATGTAACCGAATGGGCATTGAATTATTACCACCATGTGTAAACGAAAGCTATTCGGATTTCACAATTGTATCGGACCAACAGGTCAGGTTCGGTCTCGGGGCAATAAAAAATGTTGGTGAAAAAGCGATAGAATCAATCATTGCTGCAAGAGAAAAGGATGGTGAATATACCACAGCATTCGATTTCTGTGAACGTGTAGACCTGCGGCTGGTTAATAAGCAGGTAATGGAAAGTCTTATCAAATCGGGATGCTTTGATTCGTTGCCGGGATACCGGTCTCAATTCTTTGAAGGAATAGACACATTATTGAAAGTTGGTGCAAAATCAAATAAAGACCGCCGTATGGGGCAGATGAGCCTTTTTGGTGCACAGGAAAACACAGTGGACTTAAATGTTTTTCATAGTTTGCCTGAGACAGAGAAATGGTCTGAAAAACAACTGCTAAAAGCGGAAAAAGAGGCAATGGGACTTTATGTCAGTTCACATCCGTTAAAAAGGTATAAAGATGCAATAGAGCATTATTCAGATATAACAACCGGAGAACTTTCAGAAAAGCCGGAAGATGCCGATGTCTTGATAGGAGGAATAGTTGACAGTGTTAACCGCACTACCACTAAAAAGGGCAAACCAATTGCATATTTTACCATAGAAGATATGGAAGGGATGGTAAAATGCGTTATTTTCGAGAAAAAACTCGCCTCTCTCAATGGTCAACTCCATGCCGATGAAGTGGTTTTTGTTAAAGGGAAAGTAGGCTTCAGAGATACGGAAGCCTCAATCAGGGTCACAGAAATAATAACTCCGGAAGAAATCGAAAAAAAAATAGAGAACAAACCGCCCAAGAATGCTATAATACGCCTCAAATATGCACAAATAAATGATGATATTCTCTCGGGTTTGAAAGAAATTCTCTCGGCAAATAAAGGGCCTTGTCCTGTATTCATAAAATTCGAGGTCCCCGGTAATAAATCGGTAACAATAAAGACATCCAACGGGTATTCTATTGCGTTAAACGAAAATGTCTTTAATGGTATACGAAACCTGGTTGGTGAAGGATGTCTGGTCTCAAAGAGCGCGTGA
- a CDS encoding nucleoside-diphosphate kinase gives MKQELTYALITPYSLLKSRTGGIICRLLSLSDLELVGARMYTPSDKFLDEYIKTIEAQKMKAVWKKVMIDYVNNMLRKNNKLGMTNRAMLLLFEGKNAVNILHNKVIGSASDPLRGDTIRGTFGDTIVSEDGKVDYFEPAVLTSADKATNIKQLKLFAKYSLSDGGILENVVDFGKNRKPETSLIILKPFEKHDPRAGNIISMFSRTGFYIVGIKLLDLSTKQAEEFYGPVKDFFNSSFDDKFKPELVEKLKASLKQEDFTSFELTDELLNNMAAQMKKPKVNGEFNSILQYMTGSEPSPFAETKKTSDGKHTICIAILYQGINTIKTIRELLGATDPRKAKYSSIRRFYALDIRKNAVHASDSTNSVIRERKIIGFNKETKTCDIKQIINRYIKKSGSS, from the coding sequence ATGAAACAAGAATTAACTTACGCTTTAATAACTCCGTATAGCTTATTAAAAAGCAGAACAGGTGGCATAATATGCAGACTTTTATCTTTGTCTGATCTGGAACTTGTAGGCGCCAGAATGTACACTCCCAGCGACAAGTTCCTGGATGAATATATAAAAACTATCGAGGCTCAGAAGATGAAAGCCGTATGGAAGAAGGTAATGATAGATTATGTAAACAACATGCTGAGAAAAAATAATAAACTTGGTATGACAAACCGAGCTATGCTTCTCCTCTTCGAAGGTAAAAACGCGGTTAATATTCTTCATAATAAAGTAATTGGATCCGCATCAGACCCATTAAGAGGAGATACCATCAGGGGTACTTTCGGTGACACTATTGTATCTGAAGACGGAAAAGTAGACTATTTCGAGCCTGCAGTCCTTACATCCGCTGACAAGGCAACAAACATCAAGCAGCTTAAGTTATTCGCGAAATATTCTTTGAGTGATGGAGGTATTCTGGAAAATGTTGTTGATTTTGGTAAAAACCGAAAGCCGGAAACTTCACTCATAATACTTAAACCTTTTGAAAAACATGATCCGCGTGCCGGAAATATTATAAGTATGTTTTCCAGGACCGGTTTCTATATAGTCGGCATCAAACTCCTTGACTTAAGCACTAAACAGGCAGAAGAGTTTTATGGCCCCGTGAAAGACTTCTTCAATAGTAGTTTCGATGATAAATTTAAACCGGAACTGGTTGAAAAATTAAAGGCATCATTAAAACAGGAGGACTTCACTTCTTTTGAGTTGACGGATGAACTTTTGAATAATATGGCAGCCCAGATGAAGAAGCCAAAAGTAAATGGTGAATTCAACAGCATACTGCAATACATGACCGGCAGTGAACCCTCTCCCTTTGCTGAAACCAAGAAAACTTCTGATGGTAAGCATACTATCTGTATCGCAATACTGTACCAGGGCATAAATACAATTAAGACTATCCGTGAACTATTGGGAGCCACAGATCCAAGGAAAGCGAAGTATTCCAGCATCAGACGTTTTTATGCACTGGATATAAGAAAAAATGCCGTACACGCGTCTGATTCCACGAATAGTGTAATAAGAGAAAGAAAAATCATAGGATTCAATAAAGAGACTAAAACCTGTGATATTAAGCAGATAATTAATCGATATATTAAGAAGAGCGGATCTTCCTAG
- a CDS encoding MBL fold metallo-hydrolase, protein MDKPCPERDAGFFCSCFYLELSSIIMLDIQKLEVGPLDACCYIVSLKCSDAMIIDPGGDTETIVGYLEENKLRPVILVNTHGHGDHIGANKELKEKFPDIQICIHTDDAEMLEDPFKNLSLLGGKRYSSPPACRTLSHDEKIKLNGYEFRVLHLPGHTPGGIGIYTDSTDNGEAPILFSGDTLFAGGYGRTDLPGGSHNHLLKSIKECIFKLDENTVIYPGHGSSTTVKAEKERFK, encoded by the coding sequence ATGGACAAGCCCTGTCCTGAACGGGATGCAGGTTTTTTTTGTTCGTGCTTTTATCTGGAACTATCAAGTATTATCATGTTGGATATTCAAAAATTAGAAGTTGGGCCTCTGGACGCTTGTTGTTACATAGTTTCGTTGAAATGTTCAGATGCCATGATCATAGACCCCGGTGGAGATACCGAAACAATAGTGGGCTACCTGGAGGAAAACAAACTTCGTCCAGTCATTCTCGTTAATACCCATGGGCATGGGGACCACATTGGTGCGAACAAGGAGTTGAAGGAAAAATTTCCGGATATTCAAATATGTATTCATACGGATGATGCAGAGATGCTGGAAGACCCATTCAAGAACCTCTCACTTCTGGGGGGAAAACGATATTCATCACCTCCGGCATGTAGAACGCTAAGCCACGATGAAAAAATCAAACTTAATGGTTATGAATTCAGGGTTTTGCATCTTCCCGGCCATACGCCCGGTGGAATAGGAATATATACTGATTCTACGGATAATGGAGAAGCTCCGATACTATTTTCAGGAGATACTCTCTTCGCGGGAGGATATGGCAGAACAGATTTACCGGGAGGAAGCCACAACCATCTACTCAAATCAATTAAAGAGTGTATTTTTAAGCTGGATGAGAACACGGTTATTTACCCCGGACACGGATCATCTACAACAGTCAAAGCCGAAAAGGAAAGATTTAAATGA
- the gyrA gene encoding DNA gyrase subunit A encodes MIEEKGNIKDILIEEEMKESYLTFAMSVIMSRALPDVRDGLKPSQRRILVAMNDLNLGPGAKFRKCAKICGDTTGNYHPHGEQVVYPTLVRMAQDWSLRYTLIKGQGNFGSIDGDPPAAMRYTEAKMTHASAEMMEDIKQNTVDFTPNYDDTRTEPSVLPSKFPNILCNGGSGIAVGMATSIPPHNVNEVCDGIIKVIDNPDVTINELLTIIKGPDFPTGALICGVRGIEDGYKTGRGIITVRAKSHVETSKNNKQSIVVTEIPYQLNRDRIIERIAELVRNDVIKGITDVRNESDREGSRIVIVLKRNEEAEVILNQLYKHTKLQDSFSIIMIALVEGRPETLNLKQLLNAYITHRKEIIRRRTRFLLDRAEERAHILEGLRIALENIDEVIALIKASKTVDDARDSLVSRFSLSERQANAILEMRLQRLTNLEQSKIEEEYKKVCENIREYKSILENENLVLDIIREDLHEIKERYGDERKSQIIGDIGELNMEDLISEEDVTVIITHEGYIKRLPLTTYRKQHRGGKGVTGAGMKEGDFVENLFIASTHDYILFFTDMGKVYWQKVYDIPNASRIAKGRAIVNLLELDKNENVTSTIPVRKFDERQLVMATRNGIIKKTVLSAFGRPKKGGIISILLDNGDKLIGVKLTQGGQEIVLGTENGKAIRFPEDDVRSMGRATRGVKGIGLKGDDKVKGIVVVDKNATLLTVCENGFGKRTDYSEYSIQRRSGQGVINIKTSERNGKVVALMNVSDQDELMMMTANGMVIRTSISTIRSIGRNTQGVTLISLKKGDKLVSVAPVIGGEEEETEDTGTDEAEPQQPEQTD; translated from the coding sequence ATGATAGAAGAAAAAGGAAATATAAAGGACATTCTCATAGAAGAGGAAATGAAAGAGTCGTACCTGACCTTTGCGATGAGTGTTATTATGAGCCGTGCATTGCCTGATGTGCGGGACGGACTTAAACCATCACAGAGAAGGATACTTGTCGCAATGAACGACCTCAATCTTGGCCCTGGCGCCAAGTTCAGAAAATGCGCAAAGATATGTGGTGATACAACAGGAAATTACCATCCACATGGTGAGCAGGTTGTATATCCAACACTTGTACGTATGGCGCAGGACTGGAGCTTGAGATATACATTGATAAAAGGCCAGGGAAATTTCGGATCAATTGATGGCGATCCACCTGCTGCTATGAGATATACGGAAGCCAAGATGACACACGCTTCTGCAGAAATGATGGAGGATATAAAGCAGAACACCGTCGATTTCACCCCGAATTACGATGACACCAGAACAGAACCATCAGTGCTTCCTTCAAAATTTCCAAATATTTTATGCAATGGCGGTTCAGGTATTGCCGTTGGTATGGCGACAAGCATACCTCCCCATAATGTAAATGAGGTATGCGACGGAATAATAAAAGTCATTGATAATCCGGATGTAACCATAAATGAACTTTTGACCATAATAAAAGGACCTGACTTTCCAACAGGGGCGTTAATATGCGGAGTTCGAGGAATAGAAGACGGATACAAAACAGGCAGAGGTATAATAACCGTAAGAGCAAAGTCTCATGTAGAAACATCAAAAAATAACAAACAGAGCATAGTGGTAACTGAAATTCCTTATCAACTTAACAGGGACAGAATAATAGAGAGGATTGCAGAATTAGTCAGAAACGATGTGATAAAGGGCATAACAGATGTTCGGAATGAAAGTGACAGGGAGGGAAGCAGAATCGTTATCGTCTTAAAAAGGAACGAGGAAGCTGAGGTTATTCTAAACCAGTTATATAAACATACAAAACTACAGGACTCCTTCAGCATTATTATGATAGCATTGGTGGAAGGCCGCCCTGAAACGTTAAACCTGAAGCAGCTACTTAACGCTTATATTACTCACAGGAAGGAAATAATCAGACGCCGCACACGTTTTCTGCTGGATCGTGCAGAAGAGAGAGCCCATATCCTGGAAGGACTAAGGATTGCCCTTGAAAATATTGATGAAGTTATTGCACTCATAAAAGCATCAAAAACCGTAGATGATGCCAGAGATTCCCTGGTATCGAGGTTCTCCCTATCAGAGAGACAGGCAAATGCAATCCTTGAAATGAGACTGCAGAGATTAACAAACCTGGAACAATCCAAGATAGAAGAGGAGTATAAGAAAGTCTGTGAAAACATCAGGGAATACAAATCTATCCTGGAAAATGAGAACCTTGTTTTGGACATTATCCGGGAAGACCTCCACGAAATAAAAGAAAGATACGGAGATGAAAGAAAGTCACAAATTATCGGTGATATTGGTGAACTCAATATGGAGGACCTCATTTCCGAAGAGGATGTTACCGTCATAATTACCCATGAGGGATACATAAAACGGCTACCTCTTACCACGTACAGAAAACAACACAGAGGTGGAAAAGGTGTTACCGGTGCGGGTATGAAAGAAGGTGATTTTGTTGAAAATCTCTTTATCGCGTCAACACACGACTATATTCTGTTTTTTACGGATATGGGAAAAGTATACTGGCAAAAAGTATACGACATCCCCAACGCCAGCCGAATAGCAAAGGGACGAGCAATAGTTAACCTTCTTGAATTAGATAAAAACGAGAATGTTACATCCACGATTCCTGTTCGCAAATTCGACGAGAGACAATTGGTAATGGCAACCAGGAATGGAATAATAAAGAAGACTGTCCTCAGCGCTTTTGGCCGCCCTAAGAAAGGCGGAATAATCTCTATCCTCCTCGACAATGGTGACAAACTGATAGGTGTTAAACTGACACAGGGAGGACAGGAAATTGTGCTTGGTACCGAAAATGGTAAGGCGATCCGCTTTCCGGAAGACGATGTACGAAGCATGGGACGCGCGACTCGCGGCGTCAAAGGTATAGGATTAAAGGGTGATGACAAAGTTAAAGGCATTGTTGTCGTTGACAAAAACGCGACACTCTTAACCGTCTGTGAGAACGGATTTGGAAAAAGAACAGACTACAGTGAATATTCGATCCAGCGCAGAAGTGGACAGGGAGTCATTAATATCAAGACATCTGAGAGAAACGGCAAAGTTGTCGCCCTGATGAATGTCAGCGATCAAGATGAACTCATGATGATGACGGCAAACGGCATGGTAATCCGTACCTCCATTAGTACTATAAGATCAATAGGGCGTAATACTCAGGGTGTAACACTAATTTCACTGAAAAAAGGTGACAAACTTGTATCTGTCGCACCGGTTATAGGTGGAGAGGAAGAAGAGACAGAAGATACCGGAACCGATGAAGCAGAACCACAACAGCCAGAGCAAACTGATTAA
- a CDS encoding HamA C-terminal domain-containing protein, whose protein sequence is MDRIEKAIDNLLIGSYGEINSRLQQVSCDIEIKGTNSKGYCYSLRVDANGELRLKDLVEFIDTKLVDYAIPKKDIDEARNYFNNTGSASKVLALKKRAKTLFTDLEKTGEGGETLLYILVLEYLKIPQLISKMTLKTSGQVHYQGADGIHVKFDNEKGKLNLFWGESKMYKKMSTAMDNCLSCVKDFSLDPQSAESVQQGDLELITSNLNANVKMTF, encoded by the coding sequence ATGGATAGAATAGAAAAAGCAATAGATAATCTTTTAATTGGTTCTTATGGTGAAATAAACTCCAGACTTCAACAAGTTTCTTGTGATATCGAAATTAAAGGAACAAATAGTAAAGGATATTGCTATAGCCTTAGAGTCGATGCAAATGGAGAGTTAAGACTTAAAGATCTTGTTGAGTTTATAGATACAAAGCTTGTCGATTATGCGATTCCCAAAAAAGATATTGATGAAGCCAGAAACTATTTTAATAACACAGGTTCAGCTTCAAAGGTTCTTGCACTAAAGAAGAGAGCAAAAACTCTTTTTACTGATCTAGAGAAAACTGGTGAAGGCGGAGAAACACTACTGTATATCTTAGTGCTTGAATATTTAAAAATACCTCAGTTAATTAGTAAAATGACTCTTAAAACATCAGGTCAAGTTCATTATCAAGGGGCAGATGGTATTCACGTAAAATTTGATAACGAGAAGGGTAAACTAAATCTCTTTTGGGGTGAGTCTAAAATGTACAAAAAAATGTCTACAGCTATGGATAATTGTTTAAGCTGTGTTAAAGATTTTTCGCTGGATCCACAATCTGCAGAATCCGTACAACAAGGCGATTTGGAGCTGATAACATCAAATTTAAATGCGAATGTTAAGATGACTTTCTAG
- a CDS encoding CooT family nickel-binding protein, whose product MCQMKIVMDKEGQQELVMEDVAHLEVVEEGIKISTLFEEPRLIPDVTIKTIDFLSGKAMLQGR is encoded by the coding sequence ATGTGTCAGATGAAAATAGTGATGGATAAGGAAGGCCAGCAGGAATTAGTAATGGAAGACGTTGCACATCTTGAAGTGGTTGAAGAGGGAATCAAGATCAGTACGCTATTTGAAGAGCCGAGACTCATTCCGGATGTGACAATAAAAACAATTGATTTTCTTTCCGGCAAAGCAATGCTTCAAGGAAGGTGA
- a CDS encoding GGDEF domain-containing response regulator: MDDKRIKILYVEDGIDHAILMGKIINEIKNINCEMTHVPQLGEALLELDNEHYDIVMLDLTLPDKQVLDTITRVCERSPEIPVVVMTSMEDEAMAVKALQKGAEEYLIKSKMNSNALSRILRHAIMRHKGRVELQSLSLVDDLTGMYNRKGFLLFAQQQLSIAIRTKRGMILFYIHIEGLNEINRESSRQYEDLAKIETANILKEAFRESDIIARHSRDEFTAIAIESFDANNEIIITRLQEEINNRNKQENRQYKLSLCIGTAYYDTEELCTIEELINRAKKAMIEQRKKTLET, encoded by the coding sequence ATGGATGATAAAAGGATCAAAATACTCTATGTTGAAGATGGAATCGATCATGCGATTCTTATGGGGAAGATTATCAATGAAATTAAGAACATTAATTGTGAAATGACTCACGTACCGCAACTTGGAGAAGCGTTATTGGAACTTGATAACGAACATTATGACATTGTTATGCTGGACTTAACTCTTCCTGACAAACAGGTATTAGATACCATTACCAGAGTTTGTGAGAGATCTCCCGAGATTCCGGTTGTGGTAATGACGAGTATGGAGGATGAAGCAATGGCAGTCAAAGCATTGCAGAAAGGTGCTGAAGAGTATCTGATCAAGAGTAAAATGAACAGTAACGCACTGTCACGAATTCTGCGACATGCTATCATGCGACATAAAGGTCGAGTTGAATTACAGTCGCTTTCACTTGTTGATGATCTGACAGGTATGTACAACCGGAAAGGATTTCTGCTTTTTGCTCAACAGCAGTTAAGTATTGCGATACGGACGAAACGTGGAATGATACTCTTTTATATCCACATTGAGGGTTTGAACGAGATCAACAGGGAATCCAGCCGTCAATACGAAGACCTGGCAAAGATCGAAACAGCAAATATTCTTAAAGAGGCCTTTCGTGAATCTGATATAATAGCGCGTCACAGCAGAGACGAGTTTACGGCTATTGCGATAGAATCATTTGACGCTAATAATGAAATTATTATTACCAGACTGCAGGAAGAGATAAACAATCGTAATAAACAGGAAAACAGACAATATAAATTATCACTATGTATAGGCACTGCATATTACGATACTGAAGAGCTTTGCACTATCGAAGAGTTGATAAACCGTGCAAAAAAGGCAATGATTGAACAGAGGAAGAAAACACTGGAGACGTAA
- a CDS encoding fumarate hydratase, whose amino-acid sequence MRKINTEQITDIIEKLCIDANYNLGEDLLTSLQNFLEKEESPLGKEVITQILQNAEIGRKEQVPVCQDTGFAIVFIEIGQEVVLSGGDLRNAVNEGIRRGYKNGLLRKSIVKNPIDRINTGDNTPAVIHTDIVPGNKLKITFDAKGGGCENMSRSAMLTPAHGREGVVNFVLETVSAAGANPCPPIIVGVGLGGTFDYSTLLAKKAILRQVGSHNRDETIASLEIELLEKINKLGIGPQGLGGRTTALSVQVETYPCHIASLPVAVNIECHSHRVKSAVI is encoded by the coding sequence ATGCGTAAGATTAATACTGAACAGATAACAGATATCATTGAAAAACTTTGTATAGATGCAAATTATAATCTTGGTGAAGATCTGTTAACTTCATTACAAAACTTCCTGGAAAAAGAGGAGTCTCCTCTAGGCAAAGAAGTAATTACGCAGATATTGCAAAATGCCGAGATTGGCAGGAAGGAGCAGGTTCCCGTATGCCAGGATACCGGTTTTGCCATAGTATTCATTGAAATTGGCCAGGAAGTAGTACTCTCAGGAGGAGATTTACGGAATGCTGTCAATGAAGGAATAAGACGCGGCTACAAGAACGGCTTACTACGCAAGTCAATTGTAAAAAATCCTATAGACCGTATCAACACAGGTGACAACACTCCGGCTGTAATCCATACTGACATTGTGCCCGGCAACAAATTAAAGATAACATTTGACGCAAAAGGCGGCGGATGCGAAAACATGAGTCGTTCAGCAATGTTGACACCCGCACATGGAAGAGAAGGTGTGGTAAACTTTGTATTGGAAACGGTAAGTGCAGCAGGAGCAAATCCCTGCCCTCCGATAATTGTGGGAGTCGGTCTTGGGGGAACATTTGATTATTCTACCCTGTTAGCAAAGAAAGCAATTTTACGCCAGGTTGGTAGTCACAATCGAGATGAAACTATTGCAAGTCTGGAAATCGAACTATTAGAAAAGATAAATAAACTTGGGATAGGACCTCAAGGCCTTGGCGGAAGAACAACCGCTCTATCTGTGCAGGTAGAAACATATCCCTGCCACATCGCCAGTTTACCGGTAGCCGTAAATATAGAGTGTCATTCGCATAGGGTGAAGAGTGCTGTGATTTAG